GAGCGAGCTCCATGGAATCCTTAACCCCACTTCGGGATAGCCCCCTACGAGAACCAATCGATGAGGGTGTCGACGGAGCCCGCAGACCTCGAGCTGGACTCCCCCACCGCGGGGGGGGGACACTATGGGTCCTGGGCGTCATACTCCTATGCGGTCATCGGCACGTACATCATTCTGCTCCTCCTCGCCTTCTTCACGGTGCCCGCGAGCCTCATCTCCGGCGGGTGGTGGGTGCCCTACCTTCTCTATGCGCTCATCCTGTTCTTCCTGGTCCGCTACCTTTCCACGCACTACTCGATGGACGCCGACCGGCTGCACGCCTCCCGGATCCTCGGCTCCCGCCACGTGAACCTGCACGAGGTGCGGAAGATCGAGTTCGTCAATCTGAGCGATCTCTCGCCGGGCGGGTTCTTCGGATCCTGGGGGTGGCGCGGCCGGATGTGGACGCCTTCGCTCGGACCCATCGATGCG
Above is a genomic segment from Thermoplasmata archaeon containing:
- a CDS encoding PH domain-containing protein; this encodes MRVSTEPADLELDSPTAGGGHYGSWASYSYAVIGTYIILLLLAFFTVPASLISGGWWVPYLLYALILFFLVRYLSTHYSMDADRLHASRILGSRHVNLHEVRKIEFVNLSDLSPGGFFGSWGWRGRMWTPSLGPIDAIYTSPKGLLITADSVPLFISPRDPPAFARELSRRVRSYRAPLAIDDGAPAGARAPGSM